A single region of the Microlunatus panaciterrae genome encodes:
- a CDS encoding inorganic phosphate transporter, producing MTTLLFVVIAVILVALVFDFTNGFHDSANAMAGPVATGALKPRTAVIIAAVLNLVGACLSTEVAKTISNGFFDEALITAPIILAGLVGAIVWNLLTWLLGLPSSSSHALFGGLIGAVIVGAGFSSVNVSVVMSKVLLPALIAPVVAGIAAALATRLAYRVTRKTPSSHSETGFKYGQAFTASLVSLAHGTSDGQKTMGVITLVLIAAGLQPAQTGPQWWVILAAGLAIGLGTYSGGWRIMRTMGKGIVEIETPQGSAAGAASTATILASSHLGFGLSTTHVSTGSILGSGIGRKGAEVRWSVARRMLYAWLLTLPGAGLVAGLAALLSGLGIGGVIALLVLLVVACVAIWAVSRKHVISRHNVTDSHEVMVLASAAAKSFANDPRFGDADKRAKSTTAKEQL from the coding sequence GTGACCACCCTGTTGTTCGTCGTGATCGCCGTCATCCTGGTGGCGCTGGTCTTCGACTTCACCAACGGCTTCCACGACAGCGCCAACGCGATGGCGGGTCCGGTCGCCACCGGTGCCCTCAAGCCCCGCACCGCGGTCATCATCGCCGCCGTGCTCAACCTCGTGGGCGCCTGTCTGTCCACCGAGGTCGCCAAGACCATCTCCAACGGATTCTTCGACGAGGCCCTGATCACCGCGCCCATCATCCTGGCGGGCCTGGTCGGCGCCATCGTCTGGAACCTGCTGACCTGGCTGCTGGGCCTCCCGTCCAGCTCGTCCCACGCCCTGTTCGGTGGCCTCATCGGGGCCGTGATCGTGGGCGCCGGGTTCTCCTCGGTCAACGTCTCGGTGGTGATGTCGAAGGTACTGCTGCCGGCCCTGATCGCCCCGGTGGTCGCGGGCATCGCCGCGGCACTGGCCACCCGGTTGGCCTATCGGGTCACCCGCAAGACGCCCAGCTCCCACAGCGAGACCGGCTTCAAGTACGGCCAGGCCTTCACCGCCTCGCTCGTCTCGCTGGCGCACGGCACCTCCGACGGCCAGAAGACGATGGGCGTGATCACGCTGGTACTGATCGCCGCCGGACTGCAGCCGGCCCAGACCGGGCCGCAGTGGTGGGTGATCCTGGCCGCAGGACTCGCGATCGGGCTGGGCACCTACTCGGGTGGCTGGCGGATCATGCGCACCATGGGCAAGGGCATCGTCGAGATCGAGACTCCCCAGGGCTCAGCCGCCGGCGCGGCCTCGACCGCCACCATCCTGGCCTCGTCCCACCTCGGCTTCGGCCTCTCCACCACCCACGTCAGCACAGGCAGCATCCTCGGCTCCGGGATCGGTCGCAAGGGCGCCGAGGTCCGCTGGAGCGTCGCCCGCAGGATGCTGTACGCGTGGCTGCTCACCCTTCCGGGTGCGGGGCTGGTCGCCGGCCTGGCTGCCCTGCTCTCCGGCCTCGGCATCGGCGGCGTGATCGCCCTGCTCGTCCTCCTGGTCGTCGCCTGCGTGGCCATCTGGGCCGTCTCCCGCAAGCACGTCATCAGCCGCCACAACGTCACCGACAGCCACGAGGTGATGGTGCTGGCCTCCGCCGCGGCGAAGAGCTTCGCCAACGACCCGCGGTTCGGCGACGCCGACAAGCGCGCCAAGTCGACCACCGCGAAGGAGCAGCTGTGA
- a CDS encoding dihydrofolate reductase family protein, protein MSLTRIHNLSISLDGFATGEPQSAEAPFGHAGQRLHQWMFGTRFWDASGTAGVDDAFAERHSQGIGAEIMGAHKFGPPGWQDDREWKGWWGPNPPFHTPTFVLTHHPRPSIEMEGGTTFHFLNAAPAEALDTAREAANGLDVRIGGGPSVVRDFLAAGLVDHMHLVQVPIVLGRGVRIWDGLEALEDAYDVEAVSSPSGVTHLTFTRRVAP, encoded by the coding sequence ATGTCACTCACCCGGATCCACAACTTGTCCATCTCCCTCGACGGCTTCGCCACCGGTGAGCCTCAGTCGGCCGAAGCGCCGTTCGGCCATGCGGGCCAGCGTCTCCATCAGTGGATGTTCGGTACGCGATTCTGGGACGCGAGTGGAACCGCGGGGGTCGACGACGCCTTCGCCGAGCGTCACAGTCAGGGCATCGGCGCCGAGATCATGGGGGCCCACAAGTTCGGTCCGCCCGGCTGGCAGGACGACCGGGAGTGGAAGGGCTGGTGGGGGCCGAACCCGCCGTTTCACACCCCGACCTTCGTGCTCACTCACCATCCGCGGCCCTCGATCGAGATGGAGGGCGGCACCACGTTCCACTTCCTCAACGCCGCCCCAGCGGAGGCTCTCGATACCGCCCGCGAGGCAGCCAATGGCCTGGACGTCCGGATCGGCGGCGGACCGAGCGTCGTACGGGACTTCCTCGCGGCCGGGCTCGTCGACCACATGCACCTGGTCCAGGTCCCGATCGTGCTTGGCCGTGGCGTCCGGATCTGGGACGGCTTGGAGGCCCTCGAGGATGCGTACGACGTCGAGGCGGTCTCGTCGCCCAGCGGCGTCACCCACCTGACGTTCACGCGGAGGGTCGCCCCGTGA
- a CDS encoding alkaline phosphatase family protein: MRTRIIRITICLMGFGLVAGISPAAVARPAPESRNAAGAYLARFGAPAGAGVVAGPDSPSSFDATLPNGRRVTPAGISVQVGQNPLNSALTPDGRYLVTSNDDERNTTDIARSVVPTDTKPGSDVSRGLYTLGVIRTADMTLVASVPVPKRLAPANPGSTFNGRTNGDGVAGLFLGLVIVPTADGYTLYAAGGVADVVYRYPMQADGTLGTPTQIPVPVPNDKTQATYGMAAPGWLTLSKDARTLYVVNNNGNSVTPIDLTSAPPVAGTPVPVGYFPYAAQLYRDKLFVSNWGLTQRSFADGEGTTNASKRQVHHGTPYIGGGSTNLFANPVTDPEKSSSLSVLSLNSGTPVAQGSLSLARPIDGVHIVGGTHPSALALARGGHGRPSALYVTDTNEDRIAVIDPDSERVVRKVALPAPTVGDVSSLDQREHVVFGLQPNALAVSPDQRRLYVAEAGLNSVAVYDLYRRAQKPRFLGRIPTGWYPTGVTVSADGASLFITNAKGAGSPYGFQGPVNGVTREVNWMFGSVQKVDLTALDLKRSTHRVYANTAVQRKPDRHLLSTLQHKITHVVYILRENKTYDTYLGDDAILNARGANGGGGEYARYAADVPNTRKLAEQFAVGDNVYADAEESNAGHSFALAATSTDFQQKTQLERGARPLTNIKNQDPEDYPLRGYLFNAMARGKRSFRDYGDSIRISGYDEGSFSDYCADDPKLGCSNTTYNNIQDTTSPTVGLGGLYSETLPALKVLGGHLDEHYPGWNLRISDQRRAREFITDFQALIDQGRAPQFTYVWLPGDHTGGCSTGTVSCRPDQEVIDNDKALGQILDYLTHSAIWPRTAVFLAEDDGQSSPDHVSPHRTYSMVISPYVKHETVIHRLSSTVSIPKTIEEILNLPAMGYGDLLANDLLDWFTTKPDYTPFTPVSDSAYPAEKPVPAVAQRIWDLTAELTDEGYDNATAQLGVLDRLYNESRRLAEHPQAVKDYERRQEALYAQARRVAASGG, encoded by the coding sequence GTGAGAACTCGCATCATCCGCATCACCATCTGCCTGATGGGCTTCGGCTTGGTTGCCGGCATTTCCCCGGCCGCGGTTGCTCGGCCAGCTCCCGAGTCGCGAAATGCCGCTGGTGCCTACCTGGCCCGTTTCGGCGCACCGGCCGGCGCCGGCGTAGTGGCCGGCCCGGACAGCCCCAGCTCGTTTGACGCCACTCTGCCGAATGGGCGCCGGGTCACCCCGGCCGGGATCAGCGTGCAGGTGGGCCAGAACCCACTGAACAGCGCCTTGACCCCGGATGGCCGCTACCTGGTCACGAGCAATGACGACGAGCGCAACACCACCGACATTGCCAGGTCCGTGGTGCCCACCGACACGAAGCCGGGCAGCGATGTCTCGAGGGGCCTGTACACCCTGGGCGTGATCCGGACGGCGGATATGACCCTGGTGGCCTCCGTTCCGGTCCCGAAGCGGCTGGCTCCCGCCAATCCGGGTTCGACGTTCAACGGGCGCACCAACGGCGACGGTGTTGCGGGTCTGTTCCTGGGGCTTGTCATCGTGCCCACGGCAGACGGCTACACGCTGTACGCGGCCGGCGGCGTCGCCGACGTGGTGTACCGCTACCCGATGCAGGCGGACGGAACGCTCGGCACACCGACCCAGATCCCCGTCCCGGTACCGAACGACAAGACGCAGGCCACCTACGGCATGGCGGCCCCCGGCTGGCTGACACTCTCAAAGGACGCGCGAACCCTGTACGTCGTCAACAACAACGGCAACAGCGTGACGCCGATCGACCTCACCTCGGCGCCACCGGTCGCAGGAACTCCGGTCCCCGTCGGTTATTTCCCGTACGCCGCCCAGCTGTACCGAGACAAGCTCTTTGTCAGCAACTGGGGCTTGACGCAACGCTCCTTTGCCGACGGTGAAGGCACGACCAATGCGAGCAAACGGCAGGTGCACCATGGCACGCCGTACATCGGCGGTGGATCGACCAACCTGTTTGCCAATCCGGTCACCGATCCCGAGAAGAGCTCCAGCCTCTCGGTGCTGTCCCTCAACAGCGGCACACCGGTGGCGCAGGGGTCGCTGAGCCTGGCCCGGCCGATCGACGGCGTGCACATCGTGGGTGGAACTCATCCCTCCGCACTTGCGCTGGCGAGGGGCGGTCACGGACGTCCAAGCGCGCTCTATGTGACGGACACCAACGAGGACCGGATCGCAGTCATCGATCCCGACAGCGAGCGGGTCGTGCGCAAGGTTGCGCTTCCCGCCCCGACCGTCGGAGACGTCTCGTCGTTGGATCAACGGGAACATGTGGTCTTCGGCCTGCAACCCAATGCGCTCGCGGTCAGCCCTGATCAGCGTCGCCTCTATGTGGCCGAGGCCGGTCTCAATTCCGTCGCAGTTTACGACCTTTACCGGCGGGCACAGAAGCCGCGTTTCCTGGGACGCATTCCAACGGGGTGGTACCCCACGGGTGTCACCGTTTCGGCGGACGGTGCGTCGCTGTTCATCACCAATGCCAAGGGTGCTGGTTCCCCTTACGGGTTCCAGGGCCCCGTCAACGGCGTCACCAGGGAAGTCAACTGGATGTTCGGGTCAGTGCAGAAAGTGGATCTCACGGCGCTTGACCTCAAGCGCTCGACCCATCGGGTCTATGCGAACACGGCGGTTCAGCGGAAACCGGACCGACACTTGCTGAGCACGCTGCAGCACAAGATCACCCACGTCGTCTATATCCTGCGAGAGAACAAGACGTATGACACCTATCTCGGTGACGACGCGATTCTCAACGCACGCGGCGCCAACGGCGGCGGGGGCGAATATGCACGCTACGCCGCCGATGTGCCCAATACCCGTAAGCTCGCTGAGCAGTTCGCTGTAGGCGACAATGTCTATGCAGATGCAGAAGAGAGCAATGCTGGCCATTCCTTTGCGCTCGCCGCCACGTCGACCGATTTCCAGCAGAAGACGCAACTCGAGCGCGGGGCACGGCCTCTGACCAATATCAAGAACCAGGATCCGGAGGACTACCCGCTCCGCGGCTACCTCTTCAACGCCATGGCTCGAGGCAAGCGGTCATTCAGAGACTACGGCGACAGCATCCGGATCAGCGGTTACGACGAGGGCTCCTTCAGCGACTACTGCGCCGATGACCCCAAACTTGGCTGCTCCAACACCACCTACAACAACATCCAGGACACCACCTCCCCGACGGTCGGCCTCGGTGGGCTGTACAGCGAGACCCTGCCCGCGCTGAAGGTGCTCGGCGGCCACCTTGATGAGCACTACCCAGGCTGGAACCTGCGGATCAGCGACCAGCGGCGCGCACGGGAATTCATCACCGACTTCCAGGCCCTGATCGACCAGGGGCGGGCCCCTCAGTTCACCTACGTGTGGCTGCCCGGTGACCACACCGGGGGATGCTCCACGGGCACGGTCAGCTGTCGACCCGACCAGGAAGTGATCGACAACGATAAGGCTCTCGGCCAGATTCTGGACTATCTCACCCACTCCGCCATCTGGCCGCGGACTGCGGTGTTTCTCGCCGAGGACGACGGGCAGAGTTCCCCCGACCATGTATCCCCGCACCGCACGTATTCGATGGTGATCTCTCCGTACGTCAAGCACGAGACGGTCATTCACCGGCTGTCGTCGACCGTGTCCATCCCCAAGACGATCGAGGAGATCCTCAATCTGCCGGCGATGGGCTACGGCGACCTTCTCGCCAACGATCTGCTCGACTGGTTCACGACCAAGCCCGATTACACGCCGTTCACTCCGGTGAGCGACTCGGCCTATCCGGCAGAGAAGCCGGTGCCGGCCGTTGCTCAGCGGATCTGGGACCTGACCGCCGAGCTGACCGATGAGGGCTATGACAATGCGACTGCGCAACTTGGTGTCCTGGACCGCCTGTACAACGAGTCCCGCCGACTCGCCGAGCACCCTCAGGCTGTCAAGGACTACGAGCGCAGGCAGGAGGCGCTCTATGCACAGGCCCGCCGGGTTGCGGCGTCGGGCGGATAG
- a CDS encoding NAD-dependent epimerase/dehydratase family protein, whose protein sequence is MRVVVTGGTGRAGQWVVRQLAEAGHEVVNFDVARRPELELPGEFCRVELADAGRVYDALFQFRPEGICHLAANPAPSGQAQIDVFNNNVLSAYNIMQAAGDLGVSRVVYASSEMATGLLTEGKVPSQIPFNEAERYPSPNAYALSKYMSEVIADSLAVRYPQTAWVGLRINNVIPPDDYDRFADEWEDPGRSKGNFWSYIDARDVGTAYRAALEGTSTGHEVCLIAAADTRAKRGLRELMAEFYDGYDRFAPDFDDSRSAFDCTKMQTLFGWTPSYSWRDQ, encoded by the coding sequence ATGCGAGTCGTCGTAACAGGAGGGACCGGACGAGCCGGGCAGTGGGTTGTTCGTCAGTTGGCTGAGGCGGGTCACGAGGTGGTGAACTTCGATGTCGCTCGTCGACCGGAATTGGAGCTTCCGGGAGAGTTCTGCCGGGTGGAGCTCGCAGATGCGGGCAGGGTCTACGACGCGCTGTTTCAGTTCCGCCCCGAGGGCATCTGTCATCTCGCCGCGAATCCTGCTCCGAGTGGCCAAGCGCAGATTGACGTCTTCAACAACAACGTGCTGAGCGCCTACAACATCATGCAGGCGGCTGGTGATCTCGGGGTGTCGCGGGTTGTCTATGCCTCGAGTGAGATGGCGACCGGACTGCTGACGGAGGGCAAAGTCCCCTCGCAGATCCCCTTCAATGAAGCCGAACGCTACCCCTCGCCGAATGCGTACGCCCTGAGCAAGTACATGAGCGAGGTGATCGCGGACTCGCTCGCGGTCCGCTACCCGCAGACGGCCTGGGTGGGCCTGCGTATCAACAACGTCATCCCGCCCGATGACTACGACCGGTTCGCCGACGAGTGGGAGGACCCGGGACGCAGCAAGGGGAACTTCTGGAGCTACATCGACGCCCGTGATGTGGGGACCGCGTACCGTGCCGCGTTGGAAGGGACGAGCACCGGTCACGAGGTGTGCCTGATCGCGGCCGCCGATACCCGGGCGAAGCGCGGGCTGCGTGAGCTGATGGCCGAGTTCTACGACGGCTACGACCGCTTCGCCCCCGACTTCGACGATTCAAGGTCGGCTTTCGACTGTACGAAGATGCAGACCTTGTTCGGTTGGACTCCGAGCTACAGCTGGCGCGACCAGTAG
- a CDS encoding DinB family protein: MTTQTAFDEQSELLEMLAEQRETLLITLRDVTEEQAASRSTVSDLTLGGVVKHLARTERVWTHVMTEQPGDPEGMFDFEQYYLTEGDTLAGLLAEYAEAIRTTDAAVASLPDLERRVPLPEAPWSPPETQYWTTRRILLHLLRETAHHSGHADIIRESLDGANTTRRLGT, from the coding sequence ATGACCACACAGACAGCCTTCGACGAGCAGTCCGAACTCCTGGAGATGCTCGCCGAGCAGCGCGAGACCCTGCTGATCACGCTGCGTGACGTGACCGAGGAACAGGCCGCGTCCCGCAGCACGGTGAGTGACCTGACGCTGGGCGGGGTGGTGAAGCACCTGGCCCGCACGGAGCGGGTGTGGACCCATGTGATGACCGAACAGCCCGGTGATCCGGAAGGGATGTTCGACTTCGAGCAGTACTACCTGACCGAGGGTGACACGCTGGCGGGCCTGCTGGCGGAGTATGCGGAGGCGATCAGGACCACCGACGCGGCTGTCGCGTCCCTGCCGGACCTCGAGCGGCGGGTGCCACTACCCGAGGCGCCCTGGTCTCCGCCGGAGACGCAGTACTGGACCACCCGACGGATCCTGCTGCATCTGCTGAGAGAGACGGCGCACCACTCCGGCCATGCCGACATCATCCGCGAGTCGTTGGACGGGGCGAACACCACTCGGCGGCTGGGGACGTAA
- a CDS encoding maleylpyruvate isomerase family mycothiol-dependent enzyme, whose translation MQHSNSTRRPRPRPGRADRVMAGAAKAEVAAERRELADLLAGLSADDWDLPTLCSGWRVREVVAHVTMPYRQSAPRFVWEMVKSRGNFNAMADRCARCDAARLSTSELLHDVRAHAEDGWKPPGGGYQGALTHEVVHGLDWTTALGIPRDISEQRLHMVLDNLSSPRPRKFFGVDLSDVQLRATDIDWSLGSGTAVLGAAQDLLLVLCGRQLPVGRLSGPISARFTAP comes from the coding sequence ATGCAGCACAGCAACAGCACGCGCCGACCCAGGCCTCGCCCGGGTCGAGCCGATCGGGTGATGGCCGGAGCCGCCAAGGCTGAAGTCGCGGCCGAACGTCGTGAACTGGCCGATCTTCTCGCGGGTCTGAGTGCGGACGATTGGGACCTGCCCACGCTGTGCTCGGGGTGGCGCGTGCGGGAGGTGGTCGCACACGTGACCATGCCGTACCGCCAGTCAGCCCCCCGATTCGTGTGGGAGATGGTCAAGTCACGGGGCAACTTCAACGCGATGGCCGACAGATGCGCTCGGTGTGACGCCGCCAGGTTGTCGACGAGCGAGCTCCTGCATGACGTCCGGGCTCACGCCGAGGACGGGTGGAAGCCACCGGGAGGCGGCTACCAGGGAGCCCTGACGCACGAGGTGGTACACGGACTCGACTGGACGACCGCGCTGGGGATCCCACGCGACATCTCGGAACAGCGCTTGCACATGGTGCTCGACAATCTGAGCAGCCCCCGACCCAGGAAGTTCTTCGGCGTCGACCTGAGCGACGTCCAGCTGCGAGCGACGGATATAGATTGGTCCCTGGGCTCGGGGACAGCGGTGCTGGGGGCCGCCCAGGACCTCCTCCTCGTCCTCTGTGGTCGCCAACTTCCCGTCGGTCGGCTTTCGGGCCCGATCAGCGCGCGCTTCACAGCCCCTTGA
- a CDS encoding phosphoenolpyruvate carboxykinase (GTP) produces MTTLVRPPLVTAPLPTTHSRLLAWVREVAELTRPAAIRWCDGSAAEWEELTGELVRAGTLIRLNPAVKPNSFYTRTDPTDVARVEDRTFICSRDEADSGPTNNWVAPEEMKATMTELYRGSMRGRTMYVLPFCMGPLDADQPMFGVEITDSAYVAISMGIMTRMGSDVLAAMSAGGDAPFVPCLHSVGHPLEPGEPDLPWPCNETKYISHFPEERMIWSYGSGYGGNSLLGKKCYSLRIASAIARDEGWLAEHMLILKLTSPAGKTYHLVAAFPSACGKTNLAMLEPTIPGWQVETLGDDIAWMRFGSDGRLYAVNPEYGFFGVAPGTGWHTNPNAMRTIERGNSLFTNVALTNDGDVWWEGQTPRPPSQLTDWMGRYWTPDQGPAGGTPREPAAHPNSRFCTPIKQCPILSEDFDSPTGVPIDAILFGGRRATTVPLVAEARDWAHGVFLGATLSSETTAAATGKVGVVRRDPMAMLPFLGYNVADYFSHWLELGKQHSGRLPQIFYVNWFRKKADGTFLWPGFGENGRVLKWAIERMEGTADAVDTPVGLVPAAGSLDVAGLHLTPAEVEAAVAFDADEWRTEVPLIEEWFDLIGERIPTELLTELDLLKSRLDED; encoded by the coding sequence ATGACCACTCTTGTCCGGCCCCCGCTGGTTACCGCCCCACTGCCCACGACCCACTCGCGGCTGCTGGCCTGGGTGCGCGAGGTCGCCGAGCTGACCCGGCCTGCCGCCATCCGGTGGTGTGACGGCTCTGCCGCGGAGTGGGAGGAACTCACCGGCGAACTGGTACGAGCGGGCACCCTGATCCGGCTCAACCCGGCCGTCAAGCCGAACTCGTTCTATACCCGTACGGATCCCACCGACGTCGCGCGCGTCGAGGACCGCACGTTCATCTGCTCCCGCGACGAGGCGGACTCCGGCCCGACCAACAACTGGGTGGCGCCGGAGGAGATGAAGGCCACCATGACCGAGCTTTACCGAGGCTCGATGCGCGGCCGGACGATGTATGTCCTTCCCTTCTGCATGGGTCCGCTCGACGCCGATCAGCCGATGTTCGGAGTGGAGATCACCGACTCCGCCTACGTCGCCATCAGCATGGGCATCATGACGCGGATGGGTTCCGACGTCCTGGCGGCGATGAGCGCCGGCGGCGATGCGCCGTTCGTCCCCTGCCTGCACTCGGTGGGTCACCCACTCGAGCCCGGCGAGCCTGACTTGCCATGGCCCTGCAACGAGACCAAGTACATCAGCCACTTCCCCGAGGAGCGGATGATCTGGAGCTACGGCTCCGGCTATGGCGGCAACTCCCTGCTCGGCAAGAAGTGCTACTCGCTGCGGATCGCCAGCGCGATCGCCCGGGACGAGGGCTGGCTGGCCGAGCACATGCTCATCTTGAAACTGACCTCACCGGCGGGGAAGACCTATCACCTGGTGGCCGCCTTCCCCAGCGCCTGCGGCAAGACGAACCTGGCGATGCTGGAGCCCACCATCCCCGGCTGGCAGGTGGAGACGCTGGGCGACGACATCGCGTGGATGCGGTTCGGCTCCGACGGGCGGCTGTATGCGGTGAACCCGGAGTACGGCTTCTTCGGGGTCGCCCCCGGCACCGGCTGGCACACCAACCCCAACGCGATGCGGACCATCGAACGAGGCAACTCGCTGTTCACCAACGTTGCCCTGACCAACGACGGCGACGTGTGGTGGGAGGGGCAGACGCCACGGCCACCAAGCCAGCTGACCGACTGGATGGGTCGCTACTGGACGCCCGACCAGGGACCCGCGGGCGGCACGCCCCGGGAGCCCGCCGCCCACCCGAACAGCCGGTTCTGCACCCCGATCAAGCAGTGCCCCATCCTGTCCGAGGACTTCGACAGCCCGACCGGGGTGCCGATCGACGCCATCCTCTTCGGCGGTCGACGGGCCACCACGGTCCCGCTGGTGGCCGAGGCGCGGGACTGGGCGCATGGCGTCTTCCTGGGGGCCACGCTGTCCAGCGAGACCACCGCAGCGGCCACCGGCAAGGTCGGGGTGGTGCGCCGGGATCCGATGGCCATGCTGCCCTTCCTCGGCTACAACGTGGCCGACTACTTCAGCCACTGGCTCGAGCTCGGCAAGCAGCACTCCGGGAGACTGCCGCAGATCTTCTACGTCAACTGGTTCCGCAAGAAAGCCGACGGCACCTTCCTCTGGCCCGGCTTCGGCGAGAACGGCCGGGTGCTCAAATGGGCGATCGAGCGGATGGAGGGAACGGCCGACGCGGTCGACACCCCCGTCGGCCTGGTCCCGGCCGCCGGCTCCCTGGACGTGGCGGGTCTGCACCTCACCCCGGCCGAGGTCGAAGCGGCCGTGGCCTTCGACGCCGACGAATGGCGCACCGAGGTGCCCCTGATCGAGGAGTGGTTCGACCTGATCGGTGAGCGGATCCCGACCGAGCTGCTCACCGAGCTCGACCTCCTCAAGTCACGTCTGGACGAGGATTGA
- a CDS encoding RNA polymerase sigma factor — protein MTGQVEAAAVRAFAEERTQIVATLIRITGNWDLAEDCTQDAFAQALQVWSRDGIPARPGAWLTTTARNRAVDLLRRQAVGSGKLREVALLTERTSAEEDPDLPDDQLRLIFTCCHPALALESQVALALRTLAGLSTAEIAKAFLVAEPTMAKRLVRARQKIRHAGIPYQVPPSHLLPERLPGVLSVLYLVFNEGYAATAGALLTRRDLSDEAIRLARLLVGLMPHEPEAQGLLALMLLHDARRVTRVDERGELVTLQDQDRSRWNQTQIVEATGVLDAALRQARPGPYQVQAAIAACHATAAVADDTDWSQIAALYGRLAEFVPSPVVELNRAVAVSMAEGPGAGLELVDALRSSPELAGYHLLPATRADLLHRLGRSAEAAAAYGEALELAPSDTERRYLQRRLGTVTPSSSC, from the coding sequence GTGACCGGGCAGGTGGAGGCAGCCGCGGTCCGCGCCTTCGCCGAAGAGCGGACCCAGATCGTCGCGACCCTGATTCGCATCACCGGCAACTGGGACCTCGCCGAGGACTGCACCCAGGACGCCTTCGCCCAGGCACTGCAGGTCTGGTCGCGGGATGGGATACCGGCGCGACCAGGGGCCTGGCTGACGACGACGGCACGCAACCGTGCTGTGGACCTCCTCCGGCGGCAGGCGGTTGGTTCGGGAAAGCTCCGAGAGGTGGCCCTGTTGACCGAGCGCACCAGCGCGGAGGAGGACCCCGATCTCCCCGACGACCAGCTGAGGCTCATCTTCACCTGCTGCCACCCGGCGCTGGCCCTGGAGTCGCAGGTCGCCCTCGCCCTGCGCACCCTCGCCGGGTTGTCGACGGCCGAGATCGCCAAGGCGTTTCTGGTGGCCGAGCCGACGATGGCCAAGCGACTTGTACGGGCGCGACAGAAGATCCGACACGCCGGGATCCCCTACCAGGTACCGCCCAGCCACCTGCTGCCCGAACGCCTGCCCGGAGTCCTGTCCGTTCTCTACCTGGTGTTCAACGAAGGCTATGCGGCTACGGCAGGTGCACTGCTGACGCGCCGCGACCTCAGTGACGAGGCGATCAGGCTTGCGAGACTCCTGGTCGGCCTGATGCCCCACGAGCCCGAAGCGCAGGGTCTGCTGGCCCTCATGTTGCTGCACGACGCCCGGCGGGTCACCCGGGTCGACGAACGCGGCGAGCTCGTGACGCTCCAAGACCAGGACCGCAGCCGGTGGAACCAGACCCAGATCGTCGAGGCCACTGGGGTCCTGGACGCGGCGCTTCGCCAGGCGCGGCCCGGCCCATACCAGGTGCAGGCCGCGATCGCGGCGTGTCATGCGACGGCCGCCGTCGCGGACGACACGGACTGGTCGCAGATTGCGGCCCTCTACGGACGGCTGGCGGAGTTCGTCCCGTCCCCGGTAGTCGAGCTCAACCGTGCGGTGGCCGTGAGCATGGCCGAGGGCCCCGGAGCCGGCCTCGAGCTGGTCGATGCGCTGCGGTCCTCGCCAGAGCTCGCCGGCTACCACCTGTTGCCCGCCACCCGCGCTGACCTGCTGCACCGGTTGGGGCGAAGCGCGGAGGCTGCCGCGGCCTATGGCGAGGCTTTGGAACTTGCCCCGAGCGACACCGAACGGCGATACCTCCAACGGCGGCTGGGGACGGTTACGCCGTCCTCCTCCTGCTAG
- a CDS encoding YciI family protein, whose amino-acid sequence MKYMLLLCAEPEVAEQHLEEGCGSWTEDMRRRRILESSTGLRPPSDATTVRARDHQVLLGDGPFAETKEQIGGVCVIDCADLDEAIAVASQHPVARYGTIEIRPLYTP is encoded by the coding sequence ATGAAGTACATGCTGTTGCTGTGCGCCGAACCGGAGGTGGCCGAACAGCACCTCGAGGAGGGGTGCGGGAGCTGGACCGAGGACATGCGGCGCCGTCGCATTCTGGAGAGCAGCACCGGCTTGCGGCCGCCCAGCGACGCCACCACGGTGCGGGCGCGGGATCACCAGGTGTTGCTTGGCGACGGACCCTTCGCGGAGACCAAGGAGCAGATCGGTGGGGTGTGCGTGATCGACTGCGCCGATCTGGACGAGGCCATCGCGGTGGCCTCCCAACATCCTGTTGCGCGCTACGGGACGATCGAGATCCGCCCCCTTTACACCCCATGA